The following are encoded in a window of Rosa chinensis cultivar Old Blush chromosome 4, RchiOBHm-V2, whole genome shotgun sequence genomic DNA:
- the LOC112199853 gene encoding uncharacterized protein LOC112199853 has protein sequence MASWKKTITTPFRKACKVFNQQPSTRDQKKPQLQGNENSVTALHGEVMACGYEDVQVMWSILDKSNSSACNITS, from the exons ATGGCTTCCTGGAAGAAAACCATCACAACCCCATTCAGGAAAGCTTGCAAGGTCTTCAACCAGCAGCCAAGTACCAGAGACCAGAAGAAGCCTCAGCTTCAAG GGAATGAGAATAGTGTGACTGCTCTGCATGGTGAAGTGATGGCTTGTGGCTATGAAGATGTTCAGGTCATGTGGTCTATTCTGGACAAGTCCAACTCCTCAGCCTGCAACATCACTTCTTAA
- the LOC112196040 gene encoding chromatin structure-remodeling complex protein BSH, whose product MKGHAPKGSVKKFRMPTSQNLVPIRVDFEVEGQRFKDAFTWNPSDPDGEIAKFAKVTVRDLKLSSNYERAIVNSIQSQVDIFRSFQGQDMYTGERIVPIKLDLRVNHTLIRDQFLWDLNNFESDPEEFAKTLCADLGVHDPEVGPAIAFAIREQLYEIAVQNVASARESRLSKKGRRGSDHTPLSKASSTGLDLVKSFGHRSTVIRKRKEWDVYEPIVDLLSSEEVDALEAKEERNAR is encoded by the exons ATGAAAGGCCACGCTCCCAAAGGCTCTGTCAAGAAGTTCAGAAT GCCGACTTCCCAGAATTTGGTCCCAATTCGCGTCGATTTCGAAGTCGAAGGCCAGAGGTTCAAAGACGCCTTCACTTGGAACCCATCTG ACCCTGATGGAGAGATTGCCAAGTTTGCGAAAGTAACAGTTAGAGACTTGAAACTGTCTTCGAATTACGAGAGAGCCATTGTTAATTCCATTCAG agccaagttgaTATTTTTCGATCATTCCAAGGCCAAGATATGTACACCGGCGAGAGGATTGTTCCGATTAAG CTTGATCTCCGTGTAAACCATACTCTCATTAGGGACCAGTTTTTATGG GACTTGAACAACTTTGAAAGTGATCCCGAGGAGTTTGCTAAAACCTTGTGTGCAGATTTAGGTGTTCATGACCCTGAAGTTGGT CCTGCAATTGCTTTTGCAATTAGAGAACAGCTGTATGAG ATTGCAGTCCAAAATGTAGCTTCAGCAAGAGAAAGCAGACTAAGCAAGAAAGGGCGCCGAGGGAGTGATCATACTCCACTCAG TAAAGCAAGTAGTACTGGATTGGACCTGGTCAAGTCATTTGGTCACAGATCTACTGTCATTCG gaaaagaaaggagtGGGATGTGTATGAACCCATTGTTGATCTTCTATCTAGTGAAGAAGTTGATGCCCttgaagcaaaagaagaaaggaacgCTCGGTGA
- the LOC112196041 gene encoding auxin-responsive protein IAA31 codes for MGLRAAAHSSSSSIDSSNHPDPDLDGLLPKPSGSSSSSSLSHKINGGSNSRNSRRSTHTRTDLSTDLRLGLSISPSHHSDLSSTTSSPREEALVSWPPIKSILRSTLSGKSENYHHQNSSLFVKVYMEGIPIGRKLNLFAHDGYDALITTLSLMFKTTILCPDNNHVHSEKYYVLTYEDQEGDWMLVGDVPWEIFLTTVKRLKITRADRC; via the exons ATGGGATTACGAGCTGCAGCacattcatcatcttcttccatagACAGCAGCAACCATCCTGATCCTGACCTTGATGGTCTTCTTCCTAAGCCTTCTGGatcgtcttcttcttcgtctctcTCTCACAAAATCAATGGTGGTTCTAATTCTCGTAACAGTCGCAGAAGCACTCATACCAGAACAGATTTGAGCACTGATCTCAGACTTGGCCTGAGCATATCACCGTCTCATCACTCTGACCTGTCTTCCACTACTTCAAGCCCAAG GGAAGAAGCATTGGTAAGCTGGCCGCCGATCAAATCGATCTTGAGGAGCACACTTTCAGGCAAATCAGAGAATTACCATCATCAGAATTCTTCTTTATTTGTGAAGGTCTACATGGAGGGAATCCCAATTGGTAGAAAATTGAATCTGTTTGCTCACGATGGTTATGATGCTTTGATCACAACTCTGAGCCTCATGTTCAAGACCACCATTCTAT GTCCTGATAATAATCATGTTCATTCAGAGAAATATTATGTTTTAACTTATGAAGATCAAGAAGGGGATTGGATGCTGGTTGGAGATGTGCCTTGGGA GATATTCTTGACTACTGTGAAAAGACTGAAGATTACTAGAGCAGACAGATGTTAG
- the LOC112198430 gene encoding enolase-phosphatase E1: MSTETTNVVSVSTAEDTQEHEKIVKEETHAVEQVDTPPSKNDAEKHEKENCEAEKSEGSETSITRSEETPVVNQVEPPVVAEVEKADHVPVQNVKADHQCQPIEAVEIEREKPSVEAVENEEKIAVEAVEKELEKTQTIEAIENEEAEKAQTTEAVVENEPEKTEPIEDDKNKPVEEIAIEAVEKEADNTPVEKVAIEAVENEPEIQASEACEKKEEKNIAIEAVEKESEILATAVCEDKAAEKIASEAVENEPETQATEACEDKAVEKIAIAAVEKESEKTQSIEADENKQEEAPAIEEQRDATPKIEAFESNPSSEIVKLEENVQGEKGTTADEGKTACELTTNKEAQTVEKEAGVVDNVKDETMQSEKAAEKEEECVKVAQATKESDEKTEEASFENEAKKTQDGTNELKNATDQVEKSVAGEQKSDRDLVEGLVKEDEYKDIKVNGEEEKNKSKTDVPPTLESCKDGDHETQTSKDQAQDVSAKPVQKQSGNNIISKVKQSLVKVKKAIIGKSPSSKVLSPEIKGDHENVK; the protein is encoded by the exons ATGTCTACTGAGACTACTAATGTTGTATCTGTCTCCACTGCTGAAGATACTCAG GAACATGAGAAAATAGTAAAGGAAGAAACACATGCAGTTGAACAAGTTGATACTCCACCATCCAAGAATGATGCTGAAAAGCACGAAAaggaaaattgtgaagcagaaaAGTCTGAAGGTTCAGAGACTTCTATCACTAGATCTGAAGAAACACCGGTGGTCAACCAGGTCGAGCCTCCTGTAGTGGCTGAGGTTGAGAAGGCTGATCATGTTccagtccaaaatgtcaaagcTGATCATCAGTGTCAACCAATTGAAGCAGTTGAAATTGAGAGGGAGAAACCATCAGTTGAAGCAGTTGAAAATGAGGAGAAAATAGCAGTTGAAGCAGTTGAGAAGGAGCTGGAGAAGACACAAACTATTGAAGCAATTGAGAATGAAGAAGCAGAGAAGGCACAGACTACTGAAGCAGTAGTTGAGAATGAACCAGAGAAGACAGAACCTATTGAAGATGACAAGAATAAACCAGTGGAGGAAATAGCAATTGAAGCGGTTGAAAAAGAAGCAGACAACACACCTGTAGAGAAAGTAGCAATTGAAGCTGTTGAAAATGAGCCAGAAATACAAGCTAGTGAAGCGtgtgagaaaaaagaagagaagaacataGCAATTGAAGCAGTTGAGAAAGAATCAGAAATACTGGCTACTGCAGTATGTGAGGATAAAGCAGCGGAGAAAATAGCAAGTGAAGCAGTTGAAAATGAACCAGAAACACAAGCTACTGAAGCATGTGAGGATAAAGCAGTGGAGAAAATAGCAATTGCAGCAGTTGAGAAAGAATCAGAGAAGACACAATCCATTGAAGCAGATGAGAATAAACAAGAGGAGGCACCAGCTATTGAAGAACAGAGAGATGCCACGCCCAAAATTGAAGCTTTTGAGTCTAATCCATCAAGTGAAATAGTCAAGCTTGAAGAAAATGTTCAGGGTGAGAAGGGGACTACTGCCGATGAGGGCAAGACTGCTTGTGAGTTAACAACGAACAAGGAAGCTCAAACGGTCGAGAAAGAAGCAGGTGTGGTTGATAATGTTAAGGACGAGACAATGCAGAGTGAAAAAGCTgcagagaaggaagaagagtgTGTGAAAGTAGCACAAGCAACTAAAGAGAGTGATGAGAAAACTGAAGAAGCATCATTTGAAAACGAAGCAAAGAAAACCCAGGATGGTACTAATGAACTCAAAAATGCTACAGATCAAGTTGAAAAATCAGTAGCGGGGGAGCAGAAGAGTGATAGAGATTTGGTTGAGGGTTTAGTCAAAGAAGATGAGTATAAGGACATTAAGGtgaatggagaagaagagaaaaacaagtcCAAAACTGATGTACCCCCTACTCTTGAGTCATGCAAAGATGGTGATCATGAGACTCAAACATCCAAAGACCAAGCACAAGATGTTTCAGCTAAACCAGTACAGAAGCAATCAGGTAACAATATAATATCAAAGGTGAAGCAATCTTTAGTGAAGGTGAAGAAAGCTATAATTGGGAAATCTCCCAGCTCAAAAGTCCTTTCACCTGAAATCAAAGGAGATCATGAAAATGTGAAATAG